A single genomic interval of Cydia splendana chromosome 10, ilCydSple1.2, whole genome shotgun sequence harbors:
- the LOC134794155 gene encoding uncharacterized protein LOC134794155 isoform X3 — MSPVCHNFVQNAWKKDFCSNCFKSREDHLKQERTTEGNKYINTPFQNRSTFFKKTPPSILKTHPKKKNKRNVRFPEEVSSVIGYGGDDWSDGEEFEMSEETEEDDTFPDTEEERELHKVTKLNTDFNTVKANLLGETASKSYTSLLLGKMQTDSDGKKKTLLVSVTPFGQENKSPNVKSHGRKPAVIHVTDASTEETNNYKTNIILSTYVKETETIIQADSATESICTEKSLLEEISETLEQNRITNANDLGFTQKDCTKPTVVEGKMKESMQDDFDKKEMCETKKNAIVRKSPLPKTQERPKVNLSRSEFKFCKINVESSSVDSAVGTLNSTANNSLTSDDESFSGRTDSDNDDSGHFSETKCEETVKIKVFNDTDKNIKMSPIGQLRKIDGQASNGYSTFQSPIIDMPPIVPKPHDNVFSAEASRELAGEPDGRADPDETTEAPALPKSPMPTMDPRPSFLHGMITDIMSPKPAVPEKPKLPIKPVIKQTTKKAVVTPQTVMHLQTKVADDRSARAISEEKNNEITEVHEEKPEPIYYAKPVLTKQDSDTSLNSLTKSKAPSPPSSPSIDEYPNLYQRNTNGFTKSDSPVVRELEKRERATMSSVTPKVKPADTVEIKKVDVIPEPAPRRNISLSHDNLLLDEKRKGKLKFSIKKLLRIGSSKDLDKKELSVATVTKVAHKPEEIFDLTPKPKPRLVIIHPLDINGSNVEVVKPNEISEIRRMSHDDVSIYSGSSSATEVEMPKVVNKPPPPPRHSSEETKVATVHKPARPPPPKSAALQKKQKQQAWTPPNKSDNIYANLGEIRSALAPRKPERTASMREREAHLELPKRRTPIDDEKDDDGPQELVQATNEAVIHNYDDVYNSNKYEENSDSAKNSDSDYEYVNHARSSSPECDSKPVETRKDESVEYPKYNGFRSSLPYCGSETESEIYSPYSFYSSNDNMDTGNEDYQNEMTPKTTTNKLRVRKGRSVVHRNLEDNYGAVVIANHEALAQVLEQVQQSATMQPSLRGLKACTNLRWSDFAVQSSKTVRADKRLFYPAIWNSSQGPVNVTLMVHKEQTASQLVCQQSMQPQTLSLNAITEFCDLVPLQQFGEEGDDLVQATIVVLAQAQVDTLQTYGESLRSVEISTKEYQLVQTEQIHEAIFMMLQLINGLKCLQARGVEEISESLTSFISLREQPCGASGISSPTPDDRLNSLSAPKTNCYGRLCILQGLSDDMNKSTPDAHLNSLCKCAIKALEIILPSEKLTPLLKEVLQEERAISLNQAKSVLEFMLWGPLDVVQGVPVDDRELSLQRWLDLERATVLHGLVRTRVQLNVFEQLHLMFLVRSTAKAMCDASVLLEKANVY; from the exons ATGTCGCCGGTGTGCCACAACTTCGTGCAGAACGCCTGGAAGAAGGACTTCTGCTCCAACTGCTTTAAGTCCCGCGAGGACCACCTCAAGCAGGAGCGCACCACCGAGGGCAACAAGTACATCAACACACCCTTCCAGAACAGAAGCACCTTCTTCAAGAAAACACCACCCAGCATACTCAAAACACACCCCAAGAAGAAAAACAAACGAAATGTCAGATTCCCTGAAGAGGTGAGCAGTGTCATAGGCTACGGGGGCGACGACTGGTCTGATGGAGAAGAATTCGAAATGTCAGAAGAAACTGAAGAAGATGACACTTTCCCTGATACAGAAGAAGAGAGAGAACTTCATAAAGTCACCAAATTGAACACAGATTTTAACACAGTTAAAGCTAATCTATTGGGTGAAACAGCAAGCAAATCTTACACCTCTTTACTGTTAGGGAAAATGCAAACAGATTCCGATGGAAAGAAGAAGACTTTACTAGTCTCAGTTACTCCGTTTGGGCAAGAGAACAAAAGCCCAAATGTAAAATCGCATGGTCGGAAACCCGCCGTTATACACGTCACAGACGCATCCACCGAAGAAACTAATAACTATAAAACCAATATCATTCTGTCAACGTACGTTAAAGAAACCGAAACTATTATACAAGCAGACAGCGCAACAGAAAGTATATGCACTGAAAAATCGCTGCTTGAAGAAATATCAGAGACTTTAGAACAGAACAGAATCACCAATGCCAATGATCTTGGTTTCACACAAAAAGATTGCACCAAACCCACCGTAGTAGAAGGGAAGATGAAAGAGAGCATGCAAGATGACTTCGACAAGAAAGAAATGTGCGAGACCAAAAAGAATGCGATCGTGAGGAAATCGCCATTGCCTAAAACACAGGAAAGGCCTAAAGTAAATCTCAGCCGATCTGAATTCAAATTTTGTAAGATTAATGTTGAAAGCAGTAGTGTTGATTCAGCGGTAGGCACTCTTAATTCCACTGCCAACAATTCTCTAACGTCAGACGACGAAAGTTTCAGCGGTCGCACGGACTCCGATAACGACGATAGCGGCCATTTTTCCGAAACGAAATGTGAAGAGACAGTCAAGATAAAAGTGTTCAACGATACCGATAAGAACATCAAGATGTCCCCGATAGGGCAGCTCAGAAAAATAGACGGGCAAGCTAGCAACGGCTACTCGACGTTCCAAAGTCCGATTATAGATATGCCACCAATTGTGCCAAAGCCTCATGACAACGTGTTTTCTGCTGAGGCTAGTAGGGAGTTAGCTGGCGAACCGGATGGTAGGGCAGATCCAGATGAAACCACCGAAGCCCCTGCGTTACCTAAGAGCCCAATGCCTACTATGGATCCTCGTCCATCTTTCCTTCACGGAATGATTACTGATATAATGTCTCCCAAACCTGCCGTACCTGAAAAACCCAAGTTGCCGATCAAACCGGTTATAAAACAAACCACTAAGAAAGCCGTCGTAACGCCGCAAACGGTTATGCATTTGCAAACTAAAGTGGCAGACGATCGGTCGGCCCGAGCTATTAGTGAGGAGAAAAATAACGAAATAACTGAGGTGCATGAAGAAAAACCTGAACCGATTTACTACGCGAAACCTGTTCTAACAAAGCAAGACAGTGATACGTCACTCAATAGTCTTACTAAATCTAAAGCACCGTCACCTCCATCATCGCCATCAATAGACGAGTATCCGAACTTGTATCAAAGGAATACAAATGGATTCACCAAATCTGACTCTCCTGTAGTAAGAGAATTAGAGAAACGAGAGCGAGCGACCATGTCCTCGGTGACGCCTAAAGTGAAACCTGCTGACACTGTTGAGATTAAGAAGGTTGATGTCATCCCAGAACCTGCCCCTAGAAGAAACATATCATTGTCACACGATAATCTTCTCTTAGACGAAAAGCGCAAAGGCAAGCTAAAATTCTCTATCAAAAAACTCCTACGCATAGGCTCATCAAAAGACTTAGACAAGAAAGAGCTCAGCGTAGCAACAGTGACGAAAGTAGCCCACAAACCCGAAGAAATCTTCGACTTAACACCGAAACCGAAGCCACGGCTGGTGATCATACATCCGTTGGACATAAACGGCTCGAATGTTGAGGTCGTGAAGCCAAATGAGATATCCGAGATTCGTCGGATGAGTCACGATGACGTGTCGATATATAGTGGGAGTAGTTCGGCAACTGAGGTTGAGATGCCGAAGGTCGTAAACAAGCCCCCTCCCCCTCCAAGGCACTCGAGTGAAGAGACAAAGGTGGCCACAGTTCACAAGCCGGCCAGACCGCCGCCGCCGAAGTCGGCTGCTCTCCAAAAGAAGCAAAAACAGCAAGCGTGGACACCGCCGAACAAGAGCGACAATATTTATGCGAATCTAG gcGAGATCCGGTCAGCCCTAGCCCCTAGAAAACCCGAACGCACAGCTAGTATGCGAGAGCGAGAAGCTCACCTAGAGCTCCCCAAACGCAGGACTCCCATAGACGACGAAAAAGACGACGACGGCCCCCAAGAACTCGTCCAAGCCACCAACGAAGCCGTCATCCATAATTACGACGACGTTTACAACTCTAATAAATACGAGGAAAATTCTGATTCCGCTAAAAACAGTGATAGCGATTACGAATACGTAAACCACGCACGATCAAGCTCTCCTGAGTGTGATTCCAAGCCTGTAGAGACACGGAAAGACGAAAGCGTCGAATACCCGAAATACAACGGCTTCAGATCCTCGCTCCCTTACTGCGGGAGCGAAACGGAATCAGAAATCTACTCCCCGTACAGCTTTTACAGTTCCAACGATAACATGGACACTGGCAACGAGGATTATCAGAACGAGATGACACCAAAAACGACTACAAATAAGCTGCGGGTGCGAAAGGGACGCAGTGTTGTGCACAGGAATCTGGAGGATAATTACGGGGCCGTCGTTATTGCTAACCACGAGGCGCTGGCGCAGGTTTTAGAACAG GTACAGCAGAGTGCCACGATGCAACCCTCTCTCCGTGGCCTCAAGGCATGCACTAATCTCCGCTGGAGCGACTTCGCCGTGCAATCGTCCAAGACCGTGCGGGCGGACAAGCGGCTTTTCTACCCTGCCATTTGGAACTCTAGCCAAG gCCCAGTGAACGTCACGCTGATGGTACACAAGGAACAAACGGCCTCTCAACTCGTCTGCCAACAGTCGATGCAGCCTCAGACCCTCAGCTTGAACGCTATCACGGAGTTCTGCGACCTGGTGCCGCTGCAGCAGTTCGGAGAAGAAGGCGATGACTTGGTACAAG CAACCATCGTCGTGCTAGCCCAAGCGCAGGTCGACACCCTCCAAACCTACGGCGAATCCCTCCGCTCCGTCGAGATATCCACAAAAGAGTACCAACTAGTCCAAACCGAACAGATCCATGAGGCCATTTTCATGATGCTCCAACTCATCAACGGCCTGAAGTGCCTCCAAGCGAGAGGGGTCGAGGAGATTTCTGAGAGTTTAACCTCTTTCATTTCGTTGAGGGAGCAGCCTTGTGGTGCGAGCGGGATAAGTTCGCCGACTCCGGATGATAGACTGAATTCATTGTCGGCGCCGAAGACGAACTGCTATGGGAGATTGTGCATTTTACAAGG ATTAAGCGACGACATGAACAAATCAACACCAGACGCCCACCTCAACTCTCTCTGCAAGTGCGCCATTAAAGCCCTCGAAATCATCCTCCCAAGCGAGAAACTAACCCCACTACTTAAGGAAGTCCTACAAGAAGAACGTGCGATTTCTCTAAACCAGGCAAAATCAGTCCTGGAATTCATGCTATGGGGTCCTTTAGACGTCGTTCAAGGCGTCCCAGTGGATGACCGGGAATTGTCTCTACAAAGATGGTTGGATTTAGAAAGAGCCACAGTTTTACATGGGTTGGTGAGAACCAGAGTCCAACTGAATGTGTTTGAGCAGCTGCATTTGATGTTCTTAGTGCGATCCACGGCTAAGGCGATGTGCGATGCGTCGGTACTTTTAGAAAAGGCCAATGTGTATTGA